One stretch of Campylobacter sp. CCS1377 DNA includes these proteins:
- a CDS encoding potassium/proton antiporter produces MQDYVLILSVLFLFCVAFSKFGDKYGIPALLIFIFVGMFAGSDGIGGIYFDNGKIAQDISMLCLILILFSGGFDTTFKFIKPILKEGIILATLGVVLTAFIISLLCYYTLDFKFYDALLLGAIISSTDAAAVFAIMRSKGLKLKNNITPLLELESGSNDPMAIFLTITIIEIITLGTLPSIGTFLFIFLKQFGLALVCGYIFGISMPFIINKLKFNYWGLYPVFTLAWIYLTFVLSEKIGANGYLSVYLLGIFANSKEFVYKKGLIGFFEGTAWIAQVVVFLTLGLLVFPSELPNVALLGCIIAFFIMFFARPIAVFLCLVFFKKFNFNEKIFISWVGLRGTVPIILATYPLAAGIADSHFIFNIVFFIVLTSILIQGITLNPLAKLLKIIEEEEIMQASNIPISYNILKQYTLKENSPIIGKNIAELALDENFIILLVKRNGEYIKASGSLIFEDKDLLLVLCDDLNLYKNTLESFNAHEKK; encoded by the coding sequence TTGCAAGATTATGTTTTGATTTTATCTGTTTTATTTCTTTTTTGCGTCGCTTTTAGTAAATTTGGCGATAAATATGGCATCCCTGCCTTGCTTATTTTTATTTTTGTAGGTATGTTTGCAGGGAGTGATGGCATAGGTGGAATTTATTTTGATAATGGAAAAATCGCTCAAGATATCAGCATGCTTTGTCTAATCCTTATACTTTTTTCTGGAGGATTTGACACGACTTTTAAATTCATCAAGCCCATCTTAAAAGAAGGTATAATCTTAGCCACTTTAGGTGTTGTATTAACAGCTTTTATCATCAGTTTATTATGCTATTATACTTTAGATTTTAAATTTTATGATGCCTTATTATTGGGTGCGATTATCAGCTCAACTGATGCGGCAGCAGTTTTTGCTATCATGCGTTCTAAAGGCTTGAAACTTAAAAACAATATCACACCCCTGCTCGAGCTAGAAAGCGGAAGTAATGACCCTATGGCGATTTTTCTTACCATTACTATTATTGAAATCATTACTTTGGGCACTTTACCTAGCATAGGAACATTTTTATTTATCTTTTTAAAACAATTTGGCTTGGCTTTGGTATGTGGTTATATTTTTGGCATTAGCATGCCTTTTATTATTAATAAGCTGAAATTTAACTACTGGGGCTTATATCCTGTTTTTACCCTAGCTTGGATTTACCTTACCTTTGTTTTAAGTGAGAAAATAGGTGCTAATGGATACTTAAGTGTTTATTTGCTAGGAATTTTTGCAAATAGCAAAGAATTTGTGTATAAAAAAGGACTTATTGGATTTTTTGAAGGTACAGCTTGGATTGCTCAAGTTGTAGTCTTTTTAACCTTAGGACTTTTGGTTTTTCCTTCTGAGTTGCCAAATGTTGCTTTATTAGGCTGCATCATTGCTTTTTTTATCATGTTTTTTGCAAGACCTATAGCGGTATTTTTATGTCTTGTATTTTTTAAAAAATTTAACTTCAATGAAAAAATTTTCATCTCATGGGTAGGCTTAAGAGGGACTGTGCCTATCATACTTGCCACCTACCCTTTGGCTGCAGGTATAGCAGACTCTCATTTTATTTTCAATATAGTTTTTTTCATCGTTTTAACTTCCATTTTAATTCAAGGAATTACTCTTAATCCACTTGCAAAATTACTTAAAATCATAGAAGAAGAAGAGATAATGCAAGCTAGCAATATACCTATTTCATATAACATTTTAAAACAATACACCCTAAAAGAAAATTCGCCAATTATTGGTAAAAACATAGCTGAACTTGCCTTAGATGAAAATTTCATAATCTTACTTGTAAAAAGAAATGGAGAATATATCAAAGCGAGTGGTTCTTTGATTTTTGAAGATAAAGATTTATTGCTCGTACTTTGTGATGATTTAAATCTTTACAAAAACACCCTAGAAAGTTTTAATGCCCATGAAAAAAAATGA
- a CDS encoding J domain-containing protein: MSSSLYETLGVSKNASADEIKKAYRRLARKYHPDINKEKGAEEKFKEINAAYEILSDPQKKAQYDQYGDSMFGGQSFHDFSRSAGGADINDILKNLFGGGFGGFNSRGFGGGFKSGFGGFSNSGFESDFEQDLNLNTKIKIPFNTAVLGGEYSFSYQGENIKIRIPHGIKNGEKLRARGKGKKSYGQSGDLIIQVEIEESEIYKREDDDLYQKIDISLKTALFGGKITINTLKENKKEATITVAPNSRNGQKIRLKGYGVQNRKNDIYGDMYLILNIILPDITKLDPELIRMLESKLP; this comes from the coding sequence ATGAGTAGTAGTTTATATGAAACCCTAGGAGTTTCAAAAAATGCTAGTGCTGATGAAATAAAAAAAGCCTATAGAAGATTGGCACGCAAATATCATCCAGATATTAACAAAGAAAAAGGTGCAGAAGAAAAATTTAAAGAGATAAATGCCGCTTATGAAATTTTAAGCGATCCGCAAAAAAAAGCCCAATATGATCAATATGGCGACTCTATGTTTGGAGGACAAAGTTTTCATGATTTTTCAAGAAGTGCAGGAGGAGCGGATATTAATGATATTTTAAAAAATCTTTTTGGGGGAGGCTTTGGTGGTTTTAATTCAAGGGGTTTTGGTGGCGGCTTTAAATCTGGCTTTGGGGGTTTTTCAAATTCGGGTTTCGAAAGTGATTTTGAACAAGATTTAAACTTAAATACAAAAATCAAAATTCCTTTCAATACCGCTGTTTTAGGTGGAGAATACAGTTTTTCTTATCAAGGGGAAAATATTAAAATAAGAATCCCACATGGCATCAAAAACGGAGAAAAATTAAGAGCGCGCGGCAAAGGCAAAAAATCTTATGGACAAAGTGGAGATTTAATTATCCAAGTAGAGATTGAAGAAAGTGAAATTTACAAACGAGAAGATGATGATTTATATCAAAAAATAGACATTTCTTTAAAAACCGCACTTTTTGGTGGAAAAATCACAATAAATACCCTTAAAGAAAATAAAAAAGAAGCCACCATAACTGTAGCTCCAAATTCTAGAAATGGACAAAAAATTCGCCTTAAAGGCTATGGGGTGCAAAATAGAAAAAACGATATTTACGGGGATATGTATTTGATTTTAAATATTATTTTGCCTGATATAACAAAACTCGATCCTGAGCTTATTAGAATGCTAGAAAGTAAACTACCTTAA
- a CDS encoding helix-turn-helix transcriptional regulator, translating to MEHNYDEPVYLISIVSKVLNIHPQTLRQYEREGLIEPSRTDGKIRLYSQRDIDKIKLILRLTRDMGINLAGVDVILKLKNQINEFELLIDELRLELDKRDGKTRSVVKHKNSFDLIFYEEKK from the coding sequence ATGGAACACAATTATGATGAACCTGTGTATTTAATCAGTATAGTTTCTAAGGTTTTAAACATCCATCCTCAAACTCTTAGACAATACGAAAGAGAAGGTTTAATCGAACCAAGTAGAACTGATGGGAAAATAAGACTTTATTCTCAAAGAGATATTGATAAAATCAAACTCATTTTGCGTCTTACTAGAGATATGGGGATTAATTTAGCCGGCGTTGATGTTATTTTAAAACTTAAAAATCAAATCAATGAATTTGAACTTTTGATTGATGAATTACGCCTAGAGCTTGATAAAAGAGATGGCAAAACAAGATCTGTTGTTAAGCATAAAAATAGCTTTGATTTAATTTTTTATGAAGAAAAAAAGTAA
- a CDS encoding cation:proton antiporter, whose amino-acid sequence MENFLQVFLVATSCAIILNVIFKKFEIPTIIGYIVTGVVISSLYNFQNSTELSHIAEFGIVFLMFTIGLEFSFKHLLAMKQEVFLNGSLQVLICGLVCSFVALGILGLNEKISIIIGLSLALSSTAVVLKILNDNGDINEQYGRKALGILLFQDIAVIPLLLLVDIFSTENSDISQLLLTTFISVLLLLLLLYLIGKYLIDRVFRFVIKASSQEIFIATILFIVIGASFLAHYFGFSYSLGAFIAGALIAETRYKHKIEADLVPFRDLLLGLFFITVGMQINFEVVFQNWFLIGILVILISFIKFGVVYGLLILYTKKRIAFKTAFAISQIGEFALAIFSLLQGRELINLETAQILIVVSIITMILTPFILNNIKKIANVVEDKSNTELNPLSFSKPTIKDHIVIFGYGRLGQEVVQRIKNTGVPYLVLESDLNLVELGISRGENICFANAAQEETLKIANIEQCSVVVITVGNEAKLDMLYQSIANYPKPIQTIVLTSGNLEKILFSNANNFTHIIKAEQALARTLVQEALECRIQKSN is encoded by the coding sequence ATGGAAAATTTTTTACAAGTTTTTTTAGTTGCTACATCTTGTGCTATTATTTTAAATGTTATTTTTAAAAAATTTGAAATTCCTACTATTATTGGTTATATAGTAACCGGAGTCGTGATTTCTTCTTTGTATAATTTTCAAAATAGCACAGAACTTTCACATATTGCTGAATTTGGTATAGTTTTTTTAATGTTTACCATAGGGCTTGAATTTTCTTTTAAACATTTACTTGCTATGAAACAAGAGGTATTTTTAAATGGAAGTTTACAAGTTCTTATTTGTGGATTAGTCTGTTCTTTTGTAGCTTTAGGAATTTTAGGTTTAAATGAAAAAATATCCATTATCATAGGACTAAGCTTGGCTCTTTCTTCAACAGCAGTAGTTTTAAAAATTCTAAATGACAATGGCGATATTAACGAGCAATATGGCAGAAAAGCCTTAGGAATTTTACTTTTTCAAGATATAGCTGTAATTCCATTATTATTGCTTGTAGATATTTTTTCAACTGAAAATAGCGACATTTCACAACTCTTACTTACAACCTTCATCAGTGTTTTATTGCTATTATTATTGCTTTATTTAATCGGAAAATATCTAATCGACAGGGTTTTTCGCTTTGTTATTAAAGCATCATCGCAAGAAATTTTTATTGCAACCATTTTATTTATTGTAATTGGTGCGAGTTTTTTAGCACACTATTTTGGCTTTTCATATTCTTTAGGGGCATTTATTGCGGGCGCTTTGATAGCAGAAACACGGTATAAGCACAAAATAGAAGCAGATTTGGTGCCTTTTAGAGACTTGCTCTTAGGTTTATTTTTTATTACTGTTGGAATGCAGATTAATTTTGAAGTTGTATTTCAAAACTGGTTTTTAATTGGCATTTTAGTTATACTGATTTCTTTTATTAAATTTGGTGTTGTTTATGGCTTATTAATTTTATATACAAAAAAAAGAATAGCATTTAAAACCGCATTTGCTATTTCGCAAATTGGCGAATTTGCATTAGCAATTTTTTCACTTTTACAAGGAAGGGAACTCATAAATTTAGAAACAGCCCAAATTCTCATTGTGGTTTCGATTATCACTATGATTCTAACGCCCTTTATCCTCAACAATATTAAAAAAATCGCTAATGTTGTAGAAGATAAGTCCAATACAGAACTAAACCCTTTATCTTTTTCAAAACCCACCATTAAAGATCACATTGTAATTTTTGGATATGGTCGTTTGGGACAAGAAGTAGTACAAAGGATCAAAAATACAGGTGTGCCTTATTTGGTTTTGGAAAGTGATTTAAATTTGGTTGAATTAGGAATCAGTCGTGGAGAAAATATCTGCTTTGCCAACGCAGCTCAAGAAGAAACGCTTAAAATTGCAAATATCGAGCAATGCTCAGTTGTAGTGATAACTGTTGGAAATGAAGCAAAACTTGATATGCTTTATCAAAGCATTGCAAATTATCCAAAACCTATACAAACCATAGTTTTAACCAGTGGAAATTTAGAAAAAATACTTTTTTCCAATGCCAATAATTTCACTCATATCATAAAAGCCGAACAAGCTTTGGCTAGAACGCTAGTCCAAGAAGCCTTAGAGTGCAGAATTCAAAAAAGTAATTAG